Proteins encoded in a region of the Flavobacterium sp. MDT1-60 genome:
- a CDS encoding TonB-dependent receptor: MNSKNKKIVLHQMWTTKTVVFLIFMLFLSAGTFAQEKKQVSGTVYDNTGTVLPGASVIEVDTKNATTTDFDGKFTLSVAVGGSIEVSFIGSTTQKVQITSATKSNIDVRLQNDGYQLAEVQVVAVGYGTQKKSDLTGAISTVRADDLVKGTISSTEQVLQGKVAGLNVIRPSGDPATGSTLRLRGGTSLTASNSPLIVVDGIAGVDINVVQPSDIKSVDVLKDASATAIYGSRGANGVIIITTKSGTKGVSVTYSGLSSIGYVNDNLDLLSANQWRGYVRQTGNKDAIDYGGNTDWQKAIEQTAISQSHTLSINSGKADSGFRMSLSYLNNEGVIKSTGLERLSGNVSGYQYLGDNKEVKFDMGLFANIDKWHPLDYRIFERSYNLNPTIPVYDANGEFTSVGGTIYENPVEILTNRTVDNERHRLLGYFKTEVKFLNDFMAVANISLEHNAVQGSTYKPSYAVMEGRTEDGYAQKTYAEYTNAQGELYVNYNKTFGKHTVSALGGYSYLENIYEGFGAQRSGFVSDAFSYNNLGAGYNYRLGDVYSYKGKSNLVSFYARANYSFDSKYLFTATVRRDGSSRFGENNKWGTFPSASAAWRISNEEFMSSTKDWLGNLKLRVGYGVTGNQDGIGEYKSLSILGVGNDSYYDPVTQTWSLAYSPKQNPNPDLKWESTKQLNIGVDFTLFDRITGSFEYYSKNTEDLLYTYEVPQPPYLVGTMLANVGEMSNKGVELTLNADVIKGDKFSWNANLTLGHNVQKIEKLSNPTYQTDVIYSGSLHGLSGMSGQYSQIIAEGYPVGTFWGFKNAGLDADGKMLYYNAAGDKVLGDALVDADKGDLGNIQPDLTLGIGMNFTYGNFDLGVSGYGMFGQKALNATNMMLNDPNRLPAYNVPDDFLNSGITSSPKYSDYWIEDASFFRLQTLSVGYTFPLKSKSSKFRVYAMGENLFVITGYKGVDPEIGLNAQDGVDQTGLAAPGIDKYNNYPRPTTISVGLNFTFNN, from the coding sequence ATGAATAGTAAAAATAAAAAAATAGTCCTGCATCAAATGTGGACTACTAAAACTGTGGTATTCCTGATTTTCATGCTTTTTCTTTCGGCAGGAACGTTTGCTCAGGAAAAAAAGCAGGTATCAGGTACCGTTTATGATAATACAGGGACTGTATTACCAGGTGCATCGGTAATTGAGGTTGATACTAAAAATGCCACCACAACAGATTTTGACGGAAAATTTACTTTGTCTGTAGCCGTAGGAGGTTCGATTGAAGTGTCATTTATTGGATCAACAACTCAAAAAGTACAGATTACATCGGCAACGAAATCCAATATCGATGTTCGTCTGCAAAACGATGGTTATCAGTTGGCAGAAGTTCAGGTTGTTGCTGTTGGTTATGGAACTCAAAAGAAATCAGATTTAACTGGTGCCATCTCAACCGTTCGGGCAGATGATTTAGTAAAAGGAACAATCTCTTCTACAGAACAGGTTTTACAAGGAAAAGTGGCGGGTTTAAATGTTATTCGTCCTTCAGGAGATCCTGCAACGGGTTCAACTTTGCGTTTACGTGGAGGAACTTCATTAACAGCAAGCAACAGTCCGCTTATTGTAGTTGATGGAATTGCCGGTGTTGATATCAATGTTGTTCAGCCTTCTGATATCAAATCGGTAGATGTTTTGAAAGACGCTTCGGCGACAGCGATCTACGGATCAAGAGGAGCAAATGGAGTTATCATTATTACTACAAAATCAGGAACAAAAGGTGTTTCAGTTACCTATAGCGGATTATCAAGCATTGGTTATGTGAATGACAACTTAGATCTTTTATCAGCCAATCAATGGAGAGGATATGTACGCCAAACCGGAAATAAAGATGCCATTGATTACGGTGGAAATACCGATTGGCAAAAAGCAATCGAACAAACGGCTATTTCACAATCGCATACGTTAAGTATAAATTCTGGTAAAGCAGACAGCGGTTTTAGAATGTCACTCTCTTATTTGAATAATGAAGGTGTTATCAAATCGACAGGACTTGAAAGATTGAGCGGAAACGTTAGCGGATACCAATATCTTGGAGACAATAAAGAGGTGAAATTTGATATGGGTTTATTTGCTAATATCGACAAATGGCATCCGTTAGATTACAGAATTTTTGAGCGTTCTTATAACTTAAACCCAACGATTCCGGTATACGATGCTAATGGAGAATTCACATCAGTTGGAGGAACAATTTATGAAAATCCGGTTGAAATTTTAACCAACAGAACTGTTGATAACGAAAGACACAGATTGTTAGGCTATTTTAAAACTGAAGTTAAATTTTTAAATGATTTTATGGCTGTGGCCAATATTTCATTAGAACATAACGCAGTTCAGGGAAGTACTTACAAACCAAGTTATGCTGTTATGGAAGGAAGAACAGAAGATGGTTACGCTCAAAAAACATATGCAGAATACACCAATGCACAAGGAGAACTGTATGTGAATTACAATAAAACTTTTGGAAAACATACGGTTAGTGCTTTAGGCGGATACTCTTATTTGGAAAATATTTATGAAGGTTTTGGCGCACAAAGAAGCGGTTTTGTATCCGATGCATTTAGTTATAACAATTTAGGAGCCGGATATAATTATCGTTTAGGTGATGTGTATTCTTATAAAGGAAAATCAAATTTGGTTTCTTTTTATGCTCGTGCTAATTATAGTTTTGACAGCAAATATTTGTTTACTGCAACAGTAAGACGAGATGGTTCAAGCCGTTTTGGAGAAAACAATAAATGGGGAACTTTTCCATCAGCTTCTGCAGCTTGGAGAATTTCTAACGAAGAATTTATGAGCTCGACAAAAGACTGGTTGGGTAATTTAAAACTAAGAGTGGGTTACGGAGTTACAGGTAATCAGGATGGAATTGGCGAATATAAATCGCTTTCAATATTAGGAGTTGGAAATGACAGTTACTACGATCCGGTTACACAAACCTGGAGCTTGGCTTATTCTCCAAAACAAAATCCGAATCCGGACTTGAAATGGGAATCTACAAAACAATTAAATATTGGTGTTGACTTTACGCTGTTTGACAGAATCACAGGATCATTCGAGTATTATTCAAAAAACACAGAAGATTTGTTATACACTTATGAAGTGCCTCAGCCTCCATATTTAGTGGGAACAATGTTAGCAAACGTTGGTGAAATGTCAAATAAAGGAGTTGAGCTTACGCTGAATGCAGATGTTATCAAAGGAGATAAATTTTCATGGAATGCTAATTTGACTTTAGGACACAACGTTCAGAAAATAGAAAAATTATCGAATCCAACTTATCAAACAGATGTTATCTATAGTGGATCTCTGCACGGATTATCTGGAATGTCAGGACAATATTCTCAAATTATAGCGGAAGGATATCCTGTTGGAACTTTCTGGGGATTCAAAAATGCAGGACTTGACGCTGATGGAAAAATGTTATACTACAATGCAGCCGGTGATAAAGTTCTAGGTGATGCTTTAGTTGACGCTGATAAAGGCGATTTAGGAAATATTCAGCCAGATTTGACTTTAGGAATCGGAATGAATTTTACCTACGGAAATTTTGATTTAGGTGTTTCAGGTTACGGAATGTTTGGCCAAAAAGCATTAAATGCTACTAATATGATGTTAAATGATCCTAACCGTTTACCAGCGTATAATGTTCCGGATGATTTCTTAAATAGCGGTATTACTTCATCTCCAAAATATTCAGATTATTGGATAGAAGATGCTTCTTTCTTCAGACTTCAGACTCTTTCAGTTGGTTACACTTTTCCTTTGAAATCTAAATCATCAAAATTCAGAGTGTATGCTATGGGAGAGAATCTGTTTGTAATTACAGGTTACAAAGGGGTTGATCCTGAGATTGGTCTAAATGCACAAGATGGTGTAGATCAAACCGGATTAGCAGCGCCCGGAATCGATAAGTACAATAATTATCCGCGACCAACAACGATTTCTGTTGGATTAAATTTTACGTTTAATAATTAA
- a CDS encoding RagB/SusD family nutrient uptake outer membrane protein codes for MKIKITAALLISMLFTISCTNLDEQLYDRVEDGDFGNTPKEIDALVGGAYSSLRGFADGISNNYPTCEYVFFLNETVSDEATIPTRGTNWYDGGQYQDAQKHTWKADNRMILSAWRYNYTGIAKINSIIYQIDKSSLTDAAKTPIYAELKALRAYYYYNLLDLFGNVPIVTNFEDTALPSNSTRKQVYDFVEKELLDAIPHLTSNVVYSKFTKNVAYSLLARLYLNSQAFIGTARWQDCINMCQKVTGYSLAPDFFANFATENQKSPEIIFAIPYDSKAGTVGNYMSSMSCHYLHKLTLSPIGDYPWSANGMCAQPGVYSAFADTDRRKKCMVAGDQINLANGQVIVMDNGEPLTYTEEVTSVADAKENQGVRLGKYEMKAGEQWERDHDLVVIRYAEILMMQAECYVRLGSADLAKPFLQQVTARAGEEMPATIDLNFIDKELLKEFTFEGRRRTDNIRFGTFFLPWWEKGTTEKYRAIFPIPSTVLTTNKNLVQNPGY; via the coding sequence ATGAAAATCAAAATAACAGCAGCACTATTAATAAGCATGCTTTTTACGATATCATGTACCAATTTGGATGAACAATTATATGATAGAGTAGAAGATGGGGATTTTGGAAATACGCCAAAAGAAATTGATGCATTAGTTGGTGGAGCCTATTCTTCATTAAGAGGATTTGCAGATGGGATATCAAATAATTATCCAACGTGCGAGTATGTATTCTTTTTGAACGAAACGGTTTCTGATGAAGCTACCATACCTACCAGAGGAACAAACTGGTATGATGGCGGACAATATCAAGATGCACAAAAACACACCTGGAAAGCAGACAATCGTATGATTCTATCCGCCTGGCGTTACAATTATACCGGAATTGCAAAGATCAATTCGATCATTTATCAAATCGATAAATCATCTTTGACAGATGCTGCAAAAACTCCAATTTATGCTGAATTAAAAGCCTTAAGAGCGTATTACTATTATAATCTTTTGGATTTATTCGGAAATGTGCCAATTGTAACCAATTTTGAAGATACCGCATTACCGTCAAATTCTACCCGTAAACAAGTTTATGATTTTGTGGAGAAAGAATTGTTGGATGCTATTCCGCATTTAACTTCAAATGTGGTTTACTCTAAATTCACAAAAAATGTTGCCTATTCTCTGTTGGCGAGATTATATCTAAATTCACAAGCTTTTATAGGAACAGCGCGTTGGCAGGATTGTATCAATATGTGTCAGAAAGTAACGGGTTATTCTTTAGCTCCGGATTTCTTCGCCAATTTTGCTACAGAGAATCAAAAGTCACCTGAAATCATTTTTGCAATTCCATACGATTCAAAAGCAGGAACAGTAGGAAACTACATGTCCTCAATGTCTTGTCATTACTTGCATAAATTAACGCTTTCTCCAATTGGAGATTATCCTTGGAGCGCTAACGGAATGTGTGCACAGCCAGGAGTTTATTCTGCTTTTGCAGATACTGACAGAAGAAAAAAATGCATGGTTGCCGGAGATCAGATCAATTTAGCAAACGGGCAGGTTATTGTTATGGATAATGGAGAACCTTTAACGTATACAGAAGAAGTAACAAGTGTTGCTGATGCAAAAGAAAATCAGGGAGTTCGTCTTGGGAAATATGAAATGAAAGCAGGAGAACAATGGGAGCGTGACCATGATTTAGTTGTAATACGTTATGCCGAAATCCTGATGATGCAGGCAGAATGTTATGTACGTTTAGGATCTGCTGATTTGGCAAAACCATTTTTACAGCAAGTAACCGCTCGTGCCGGAGAAGAAATGCCTGCAACGATAGATCTTAATTTTATTGATAAAGAACTGCTTAAAGAATTCACTTTTGAAGGAAGAAGAAGAACGGATAATATTCGTTTTGGAACATTCTTCCTGCCATGGTGGGAAAAAGGAACTACAGAAAAATACAGAGCAATTTTCCCTATTCCAAGCACTGTTTTAACTACAAATAAAAACCTGGTACAGAATCCCGGGTATTAG
- a CDS encoding glycoside hydrolase family 71/99-like protein, with protein sequence MKKTITLLFFGIMNILMASGCSRDDKGSDKPTEPETIQPVAIEKTNSTKIYVHYMPWFETNESSADKKWGYHWTMANKNPNTIGANNRREIASYYYPLIGPYHSGDKNVIENHLLLMKYSGIDGVLIDWYGTYDVNDYRMVKENTEQLIAMLDKVGLEYAIVYEDRVTSNVVNAGKAISVTSAAKTDLAYMDKNYFDDANYIKISGKPLLLNFGPIVLQTPAEWTNVFGTLTTKPTFLTLWDQSVEAGANASGEYAWVYKNSTYLTNFYTNTKPKLSVAMGSAYPGFKDFYAEGGGGAAIGWTIEHNNGATLDETLTLAKNANLSYLQLITWNDFGEGTMFEPTVEFGYTYIEKVKTFAGVKNTESVFPEISKMYNLRVEKKGNSDAQKKLDQAFNYFVSMQPAKAKQLISEIK encoded by the coding sequence ATGAAAAAAACTATCACATTATTGTTTTTTGGAATAATGAACATTCTCATGGCTTCTGGATGCAGCAGAGATGACAAAGGTTCAGATAAACCCACAGAACCAGAAACAATTCAGCCTGTTGCGATTGAAAAAACAAATAGCACCAAAATTTATGTGCATTACATGCCCTGGTTTGAAACCAATGAAAGTAGTGCCGATAAAAAATGGGGATATCATTGGACAATGGCAAACAAGAATCCGAATACTATAGGTGCAAACAATCGAAGAGAAATCGCATCGTACTATTATCCTCTAATTGGTCCTTATCATTCGGGCGATAAAAATGTGATTGAAAATCATTTATTATTGATGAAATATTCAGGAATTGATGGTGTATTAATCGATTGGTATGGCACTTATGATGTTAATGATTACAGAATGGTCAAAGAAAACACAGAGCAATTAATTGCCATGTTAGACAAAGTGGGATTGGAATATGCCATTGTTTACGAAGACAGAGTAACATCAAATGTTGTCAATGCCGGAAAAGCAATTTCGGTTACCAGTGCTGCTAAAACGGATCTGGCGTATATGGACAAAAATTATTTTGATGATGCCAATTATATCAAAATAAGCGGTAAACCTTTATTGTTGAATTTCGGCCCAATTGTATTGCAAACTCCAGCGGAATGGACAAATGTTTTTGGTACGCTGACTACAAAACCTACTTTTTTAACCCTTTGGGATCAATCTGTTGAGGCAGGTGCGAATGCTTCAGGAGAGTATGCATGGGTATATAAAAACAGTACCTATTTGACCAATTTTTATACCAATACAAAACCTAAACTCTCAGTTGCCATGGGAAGTGCTTATCCTGGTTTTAAAGATTTTTATGCCGAAGGTGGAGGAGGTGCAGCAATAGGTTGGACAATTGAACATAATAATGGAGCTACTTTGGATGAAACGCTTACATTGGCCAAAAATGCCAATTTAAGCTATCTGCAGCTAATCACGTGGAATGACTTTGGCGAAGGAACTATGTTCGAACCAACAGTAGAATTTGGATATACTTACATCGAAAAAGTAAAAACCTTTGCAGGTGTAAAAAATACCGAATCTGTTTTTCCTGAGATTAGCAAAATGTACAATCTGCGAGTAGAAAAGAAAGGCAATTCCGATGCCCAGAAAAAATTAGATCAGGCCTTTAATTATTTTGTTTCTATGCAGCCTGCAAAAGCAAAACAGTTAATAAGTGAAATAAAATAA
- a CDS encoding glycoside hydrolase family 97 protein, which translates to MKNIKYRYCLILFASILIYACSASTKKTYKISSPGKNTELVFELTASGQPQYSFTSNGKSVIEPSLMGFEFQEIQKMTEGFEVVSTEEKTSDQTWEQPWGEFKKVRDHHNELIIHLKESKGEERLVDIIFRVFDDGVGFRYSFPKQPHLGKVKISNEITQFTFKSDNDVWWIPVHRENSYYESTYRKTPISKTDTINTPATFETKEKLFVAIHEANLTDFASMTLLKTSDKQYKSDLVPWADGVKVYAETPFHTPWRTIVVGKTPGDVATSTIMLNLNEPSKIEDLSWITPSKYIGIWWGMHLEKFTWGQGPKHGATTKNTKEYIDFAAKNNFDGVLVEGWNEGWDGDWTADGTAFSFVKAYPDFNLEEITKYAAIKNVRLIGHHETAGATKNYESQLEDAFKLYQKMGVNSVKTGYVNKYLDKKEWHDSQYGARHYRKVIETAAKYHIMIDNHEPMKGTGIQRTYPNFMSQEGGRGQEYNAWSVDGGNTPEHLTTLPFTRMLSGPFDYTPGNFNFDYKTPSGARVQTTLANQLALYVIIFSPLQMASDLPENYVGKPEFQFIKDVPCTWSDTKVLNSKIGEYTTIARKDWDDKNWYLGSITNKDARNLKVQLSFLDAGKEYEAEIYADGAGANYKTNPCPVVISKQKVNSKTVLDIKLAAGGGTAIKFSPIQK; encoded by the coding sequence ATGAAAAACATAAAATATAGATACTGTCTTATTCTTTTTGCGTCAATTTTGATTTACGCTTGCAGTGCCAGTACTAAAAAAACATACAAAATCAGCTCTCCGGGTAAAAACACCGAATTAGTTTTTGAATTAACAGCTTCAGGTCAGCCACAATATAGTTTTACATCTAATGGGAAATCAGTAATCGAACCTTCTTTGATGGGATTTGAATTTCAGGAAATCCAGAAAATGACAGAAGGTTTTGAAGTGGTTTCAACCGAAGAAAAAACGTCAGATCAAACCTGGGAACAACCGTGGGGAGAATTCAAAAAAGTGAGAGATCATCATAACGAATTGATTATTCATTTGAAAGAGTCAAAGGGAGAAGAGCGTTTGGTAGATATTATTTTCAGGGTTTTTGATGATGGAGTAGGTTTCAGATATTCTTTTCCAAAACAACCTCATTTAGGTAAAGTAAAGATCTCGAATGAAATCACGCAATTTACTTTTAAGTCTGATAATGATGTTTGGTGGATTCCGGTGCATCGTGAAAACAGTTATTACGAAAGTACCTATCGCAAAACGCCAATCAGTAAAACCGATACGATTAATACTCCGGCCACTTTTGAAACAAAAGAGAAATTGTTTGTAGCGATTCACGAAGCCAATTTGACTGATTTTGCATCAATGACACTTTTAAAGACAAGTGATAAACAATACAAAAGCGATTTGGTGCCGTGGGCAGATGGTGTAAAAGTATATGCTGAAACACCTTTTCACACGCCTTGGAGAACTATTGTTGTTGGAAAAACGCCTGGTGATGTTGCCACTTCAACCATAATGCTGAATCTGAACGAGCCTTCAAAAATTGAAGACCTTTCGTGGATTACGCCATCAAAATACATCGGAATTTGGTGGGGAATGCATCTGGAGAAATTCACTTGGGGACAAGGACCAAAACACGGTGCAACAACAAAGAACACAAAAGAATATATCGATTTTGCTGCGAAAAACAATTTTGACGGTGTTCTGGTAGAAGGCTGGAACGAAGGCTGGGATGGAGACTGGACAGCTGATGGAACTGCATTTAGTTTTGTAAAAGCGTATCCGGATTTTAATTTGGAGGAAATCACTAAATATGCGGCCATCAAAAATGTTCGTTTAATTGGACATCATGAAACGGCAGGTGCTACAAAAAACTATGAAAGCCAATTAGAAGATGCTTTTAAACTGTATCAGAAAATGGGCGTGAATTCGGTTAAAACGGGTTATGTCAATAAATACTTGGACAAAAAAGAATGGCACGACAGTCAGTATGGAGCACGTCATTACAGAAAAGTAATCGAAACGGCAGCTAAATATCATATTATGATTGACAACCACGAACCAATGAAAGGAACGGGAATTCAACGTACTTATCCGAACTTTATGTCTCAGGAAGGCGGAAGAGGTCAGGAATATAATGCATGGTCTGTTGATGGTGGAAATACGCCGGAACATTTGACAACTTTGCCTTTTACAAGAATGTTGTCAGGACCATTTGATTATACACCCGGGAATTTCAATTTTGATTATAAAACACCATCGGGAGCGAGAGTGCAAACGACTTTGGCAAATCAATTGGCATTGTATGTTATTATTTTCAGTCCGTTACAAATGGCTTCAGATTTACCTGAGAATTATGTTGGGAAACCCGAATTTCAATTCATAAAAGACGTTCCGTGCACGTGGTCGGATACCAAAGTTTTAAATTCTAAGATTGGAGAATATACAACTATTGCCCGAAAAGACTGGGACGATAAAAACTGGTACTTAGGATCTATTACCAACAAAGACGCCAGAAATCTTAAAGTGCAATTATCATTTTTAGATGCAGGAAAAGAATATGAAGCCGAAATTTATGCTGATGGTGCAGGAGCGAATTATAAAACAAATCCGTGTCCGGTAGTGATTTCAAAGCAAAAAGTAAACAGTAAAACAGTATTAGATATCAAACTCGCAGCTGGTGGAGGAACAGCTATAAAATTCTCTCCGATACAGAAATAA
- a CDS encoding DUF6526 family protein yields the protein MKIQTYYNHIRFYTPHHFVYYPILIIFLIASIYFAFNTDQPLIWSFISVAFIFLFCLAFMLRQHYALILQNRIVRLELRYRYFTLTGKRLEEFEYKLTDDQIFALRFAPDNELLPLIEDTLKNSLTGDAIKKAIVHWKADYNRV from the coding sequence ATGAAAATTCAAACCTATTACAACCACATACGTTTTTACACTCCCCATCATTTTGTTTATTATCCCATTTTAATTATTTTTTTGATTGCCAGTATTTACTTTGCGTTCAATACAGATCAGCCATTAATTTGGTCCTTTATAAGCGTTGCTTTTATTTTTCTATTTTGCCTTGCCTTCATGTTACGCCAACATTACGCCTTAATTTTACAAAACCGAATCGTAAGACTAGAACTCCGCTACCGTTATTTCACCCTAACCGGAAAAAGGCTGGAAGAATTCGAATACAAATTAACAGACGATCAAATATTCGCCCTGCGATTCGCACCTGATAACGAATTGCTCCCTCTTATAGAAGATACCCTAAAAAACAGCCTAACCGGTGACGCCATAAAAAAAGCCATCGTTCACTGGAAAGCAGATTATAATAGGGTTTAA
- a CDS encoding DNA-deoxyinosine glycosylase, with protein sequence MKSFSFAPITSQDANILILGTMPGAKSLELNQYYGHNQNNFWKFMFLILQEDFSNDYQTRKVLLQKNNIALWDVLQFCDRIGSLDSAIKNEIANDFETFLEEHPNIKTILFNGQKAAAFFKKYVPLKKEYRLITLPSTSPANAGKSFQSKLEEWEKAVSNKL encoded by the coding sequence ATGAAAAGTTTTTCATTCGCCCCAATCACTTCGCAAGATGCTAACATTTTGATTTTAGGCACAATGCCCGGAGCAAAATCGTTAGAACTGAATCAGTATTACGGACACAATCAGAATAATTTCTGGAAATTTATGTTTCTTATTCTACAAGAAGATTTCTCAAATGATTACCAAACCCGAAAAGTATTGTTGCAAAAAAACAATATTGCGCTATGGGATGTACTTCAGTTCTGCGATCGCATAGGAAGTTTAGACAGTGCCATAAAAAACGAAATAGCCAATGATTTTGAAACGTTTTTAGAAGAACATCCAAATATAAAAACCATCCTTTTCAACGGTCAAAAAGCCGCTGCCTTCTTTAAAAAATATGTTCCTCTAAAAAAAGAGTATCGCCTGATAACATTACCATCAACAAGTCCCGCAAACGCAGGAAAATCGTTTCAATCAAAACTGGAAGAATGGGAAAAAGCTGTAAGCAATAAGCTTTAG
- a CDS encoding AraC family transcriptional regulator, translating to MKTVTINTEKINAIFEQLHSNLGGKVTSDLDEFTLEINNSTGRGSIIGASFNDNISYVQFDLNFAVDVRIDITNVQSAPIYFAYCSQGSLSHSFGVLGEERKFKTFQTAIATSKVNQDTVLFFEKDKNTKFTLIIVGTQAADNQLYALDNSLSDKVKETFFENNNDEDFFYLGSYNLQIAEKIEQLNAVSQTGIVRKLLKEGILRIILAMEIQQHTDDLNAFSKDANCLTLKEMEQIKELSEFIKNSPEEPFTIKSLSKKSGLSPNKLQEGFKMIHNRTVNDYITHMRVLKAELLIRTSDLNISEIVYCIGFTSRSYFSKIFKQKFNCSPKEYKFNLNPLAITA from the coding sequence ATGAAAACAGTTACTATTAATACAGAAAAAATTAATGCTATTTTTGAACAGTTACACTCTAATTTAGGAGGAAAAGTAACTTCTGATTTAGATGAATTTACTTTAGAAATTAATAATAGTACTGGCAGAGGATCTATTATTGGAGCTTCTTTTAATGACAACATTTCGTATGTGCAATTCGACTTGAATTTTGCTGTTGATGTTCGAATTGATATTACTAATGTACAATCGGCGCCAATTTATTTTGCGTATTGTTCTCAGGGAAGCTTGTCGCATAGTTTTGGTGTTTTGGGCGAAGAAAGAAAGTTTAAAACTTTTCAGACCGCCATTGCAACCTCAAAAGTAAATCAGGATACTGTTTTGTTTTTTGAGAAAGATAAGAATACAAAATTCACGTTAATTATTGTTGGAACTCAGGCTGCTGATAACCAACTTTATGCTCTGGATAATTCTTTGAGTGATAAAGTAAAAGAGACCTTTTTTGAAAATAATAATGACGAAGATTTCTTTTATTTAGGCTCATACAATCTTCAAATTGCTGAAAAAATTGAACAATTAAATGCTGTATCACAAACCGGAATTGTTAGAAAATTGCTTAAAGAAGGTATTTTAAGAATTATCCTGGCAATGGAAATTCAACAACATACTGACGATTTAAATGCTTTTTCAAAAGATGCAAATTGTTTGACCTTGAAAGAAATGGAACAAATAAAAGAGCTTTCAGAATTTATAAAAAATTCTCCGGAAGAACCTTTCACCATTAAATCATTAAGCAAAAAATCAGGTTTGTCTCCTAATAAATTACAGGAAGGTTTTAAAATGATTCACAATCGCACCGTAAACGATTATATTACACATATGAGAGTTTTAAAAGCCGAATTGTTAATCAGAACTTCCGACTTAAATATATCTGAAATCGTATATTGCATTGGTTTTACAAGCAGAAGTTACTTCTCAAAAATCTTCAAACAAAAATTTAATTGTAGTCCAAAAGAGTATAAATTTAATTTGAATCCTTTGGCGATTACTGCGTAA